Proteins encoded together in one Mastacembelus armatus chromosome 15, fMasArm1.2, whole genome shotgun sequence window:
- the rims1a gene encoding regulating synaptic membrane exocytosis protein 1 isoform X1 — protein sequence MRVHSNRVPAAATSSQQDVDRALKNKRELYKDQRRSSENVSHKSSDSDVSDVSAISRTSSASRISSTSYMSIQSERPRGRFSRAMRATGRHMMKSTSVSGEIYGMEHADGSQSDTALGSLGTGIKKRRSSLSQRVVAILPSRRSRSTSQLSQTVASTGKKVGKAGSSSIQRSVETGMAVEYPRGGSAMNRQASRESTDGSMNSYSSEGNLIFSGMRLGADSQFSDFLDGLGPGQLVGRQTLATPAMGDVQIGLMDKKGQLEVEVIRARGLTPKPGSKSLPAPYVKVYLLDNGTCKAKKKTKIARKTLEPLYQQHLLFEESPQGKVLQVIVWGDYGRLDHKCFMGVAQILLEELDLSSTVIGWYKLFPPSSLVDPTLAPLTRLASQTSLDSSGPPPGVRS from the exons CTCTACAAAGATCAGAGAAGGAGCAGTGAAAACGTTTCTCATAAGTCCTCAGACAGTGATGTCAGCGACGTGTCAGCCATCTCTCGAACCAGCAGTGCCTCTCGCATCAGTAGCACCAGCTACATGTCCATTCAGTCAGAGAGACCTCGGGGACGCTTCAg CCGGGCCATGCGTGCAACGGGCCGCCACATGATGAAGAGCACCAGTGTGAGTGGTGAGATCTATGGCATGGAGCATGCcgatggcagccaatcagacacAGCGCTGGGGAGCCTGGGGACTGGGATCAAGAAGCGGCGATCAAGCCTGAGCCAACGAGTTGTTGCCATCCTGCCATCCAGACGCAGCCGAAGTACCTCGCAACTCAGCCAGACAG TGGCATCAACAGGTAAGAAGGTGGGAAAggctggcagcagcagcatccagaGGAGCGTAGAGACAGGCATGGCAGTGGAGTATCCACGGGGAGGGTCGGCCATGAACCGGCAGGCCAGCAGAGAGTCTACCGATGGCAGCATGAACAGCTACAGCTCTGAGGGGAA TCTGATCTTCTCAGGGATGCGGTTGGGTGCCGACAGCCAGTTCAGTGATTTCCTGGATGGTTTAGGCCCCGGTCAGTTGGTGGGTCGGCAAACATTGGCAACACCTGCCATGG GTGACGTCCAAATTGGTTTGATGGATAAGAAAGGCCAGCTGGAGGTGGAGGTGATCAGGGCACGAGGCCTTACCCCCAAACCAGGCTCCAAATCCCTCCCAG CTCCCTACGTCAAGGTGTACCTGCTGGATAATGGAACTTGTAAagccaaaaagaaaaccaaGATTGCACGAAAGACCCTGGAGCCACTCTACCAGCAGCACCTGCTCTTTGAAGAGAGCCCCCAGGGCAAGGTGCTTCAG GTGATAGTCTGGGGTGACTACGGACGATTGGACCACAAATGTTTCATGGGTGTAGCACAGATCCTATTGGAGGAGCTGGACCTCTCAAGCACGGTGATTGGTTGGTACAAACTGTTTCCACCATCGTCACTGGTGGACCCTACATTAGCTCCGCTCACGCGGCTGGCATCGCAGACATCTTTGGACAGCTCAGGACCGCCTCCAGGCGTTCGGTCGTAG